From Rhodopseudomonas palustris:
CGGATTCGGCGCAAGCCCGGCCTTCACCAACTCATCCTTCGAGACGCCCGGCTTCGCCGGGCTCCTCAGAGCCTGACTCAAAAAGCGATCAATGAAATCGAGCGCTTTTGCTTCAACCCGTCATGCCCGGCCTTGTGCCGGGCATCCACGTCTTGCAGCCGAAGCCGCGAGAAGGACGTGGATGGCCGGGACGAGCCCGGCCATGACGGAATCAGTTGCGAGCTACCATGAGTTGATCCGGGCTGACTCCACCGCGACTCAGCGACGCCAAGACAGCACCGCTCCGATCCGAAGCTCGTCACTCGATCGACCTCACGCCGCGTTCTGCTGGATCAGGTCCTTGCGCACCTGGCCGAGATAGCCGCGGATCTGCTCCGCGAGGGTCTCCGAATTCGACGACAGATGCGTCGACGCCGTCATGGTCGATTCGGCGTAGCGTTCGGTGTCGCGCGCGTTCGCGGCGATCGCCTGGATGCTGGTGGCGATGTCGCTGACCACCGCGAAGGCCTGCTCGATGGTCTGGGCGATGTCGGCGGTCGCGTCCGATTGCGCTTCGGCGGCGCCCGCGACCTTGGTGGTGATGCTCTCGACCTCGGTCATCACCGCGCCGATATCGGTGATCGACTGGCTGACGACGTCGGCGGCGCCGTGGACGTGATCGACCTGCGATTCGATTTCGCCGGTGAATTTCGCGGTCTGTTCGGCCAGCGCCTTGACCTCCTGCGCGACCACGGCGAAGCCGCGTCCCGCATCGCCGGCCCGCGCCGCTTCGATCGTGGCGTTCAGCGCGAGCAGATTGGTCTGGCTGGCGATCGCCTCGATCGACTTCACCACTTCGCTGATCCGCTCGGCGACGCTGCGCAGCGCCGCGACGTTGCTGGTCGCTTCCGACACCCGCGCCACCGCGCGGCCGACGATCTCGGCGGAGCGTGCGACGTCGGCGCCGACCTCGCGCGCGCTCGCCGACAGGCCCGCCGTCGCATCCGCGACGTGACGCATACTGCCGCTCGCCTGTTCGGACGCGCCGGCGACCGCGGTGAGGCGTTCGCGCGTCGTCGAGGCGCCGCTGGTGAGATGACCGGCGGTTTCGCGCATGTCCTTCGAATCGGCATCGAGCGAGCCGACCACGGTGCTGACCGCGCCTTCGAGCCGCGCGGCCTGTTGCTCGAAACTCCGGATCCGGCCTTCGATGCTGTCGGTCGCGTCGTTGAAGGTGGCGGCGCCGCGCAGCAGCGCGCCGTGCAGCCCGCCCGGCAGGATGCGCCGGAAATAGCGGCGCTGCTGCACCGCGCGCATCGACGCGGTGGCTTCGCGCACGAAGGCGTCGCAATCGTCGATCACGTCGTTGATCGCGCCGAGCAGACCGCCGATGCGGCCCGACGTGGGAATGTGCAGGATGCGCGCCTCGAAATCGCCGTCCGCGACCCGCTGGCAGACGTCGCGCGCCTGCTCGATCAGCCGCGTGGCCGTGGCCACACTGGCGAATGCAAGCACCGCCGCAATCAGCGCGACCGCCTGAAACGCCGACGCGACCGTCGGGTAGTTCATCCAGGCCAGCCCCGCTGCGATCGTCGCGGCGGCGATCGCGATCGCGATGTTAAGCTGCGCTTTTGAGAGCGAACATGAGTTCGTCATAGCTGACCTTCTTGGAAGCGACGAAATCCACCAGTGCCCGATAGCCGGCCTCGACCGCGTCCTTGCCGTTGGCGTGGCTGTTCTCGATCCGCAGCACCTCGGCGTAGAGCGGGGCGATCGCGTTGTCGATCACGCTGCGGTCCGGCGCGCGGCGATTGGAATGATAACCGATGATCTTGCCGGCATCGTCGAACGACGGAGTGACGTGCGCGAACACCCAATAATGATCGCCGGAATGCGCCATGTTCTTGACGTAGCCGAAGATCTCGCGGCCGGCGGCGATGGTTTCCCACAGCAGGCGGAACACCGCGCGCGGCATGTCGGGATGGCGGATGATGCTGTGCGGCTGGCCGAGTAGTTCGGCCTCGCTGTAGCCGGCGATCCGGCAGAACGTCCGGTTCGCGTAAGTGATGCGCCCCTTGAGATCGGTCTTGGAGACGATTAGTTCCGCGGCGGGAAACACGACTTCCTTGCCGGTGGGCCGGATTTTTGTGGCCATCGCCGGTCTCCGATGTGATTGACGTGACAACCGTCCTTAAGAGCAGCCGGATTAAGGACGGCTTAAAATACCATCGGCGGAAATCCACAAAATCCGCCGCATCCGGAATGCTACGAGCTAGAACCGTGATTAGTCGAGCGCATGCGCGATCACCTTGCGCATCAGATTGGGCAGCGCTTCGCCGGCGAGCGTGGCGATCTTCTCCCAGCGCATCCCCTTCGGCGCGCGCGTCCCGGCCGGCGCCTGCGCGGTGTAGACCACGAGCTCGAGCGGAAAATGCGTGAACACGTGGCTGACGTGTCCCGCCTTGCGATGCCAGCGCGTGACGCCGGCGAGCTTTGGCGCCTGCGCGCGCGCCGCGGCGTCGCTGTATCCCGCGAGCCACTCGGAGTTCGGCACTTCGGTCATGCCGCCGAGCAGACCCTTCGCTTCGCGCGAGCGTAGCAGGATGGCGTCGCCGCGGATCACCACGAAGGCCGCGCCGCGGCGCAACGCGCCGGTCTTCTTCGGCGCCTTGCGCGGAAACGTCTCGGCGTCGCCGCGCAGCCGCGCCGCGCAGCCGTCGTCGAGCGGGCACAGCGCGCAGGCCGGCTTCTTCGGCGTGCAGATGGTGGCGCCGAGATCCATCAGCGCCTGGGCGCTGTCGCCGGCGCGCGCCGGCCCGAGCAGCGTGCGCGCCAGCTCCTGGATCCGCGGCTTCGCCTTGGGCATCTCGTCCTCGACCGCGTAGAGCCGCGACACCACGCGCTCGATATTGCCGTCGACCGGCATGGTCTGCCGGCCGAAGGCGATCGCCGCGATCGCCGCCGCCGTATACGGACCGACGCCCGGCAAGGCGCGCAGGCCGTCTTCCGTATCGGGAAAGCGGCCGCCGTGCTGCGTCGCCACCGCGACCGCGCAGGCGTGCAGATTGCGCGCGCGCGAGTAGTAGCCGAGCCCGGCCCACATCCGCAGCACGTCATCGAGAGAAGCGTCGCCGAGCGCCTTCGCGGTCGGCCAGCGCGCCAGGAACTTTTCGAAATACGGACCGACTGCGCGGACGGTGGTTTGCTGCAGCATGATTTCGGACAGCCACACCGCATAGGGGTCGGCGGCGGCGCCGGCGGGCGGGCGCCACGGCAGCACGCGGCGGTGGCGGTCGTACCAGGCCAGCAGCG
This genomic window contains:
- a CDS encoding PAS domain-containing protein → MATKIRPTGKEVVFPAAELIVSKTDLKGRITYANRTFCRIAGYSEAELLGQPHSIIRHPDMPRAVFRLLWETIAAGREIFGYVKNMAHSGDHYWVFAHVTPSFDDAGKIIGYHSNRRAPDRSVIDNAIAPLYAEVLRIENSHANGKDAVEAGYRALVDFVASKKVSYDELMFALKSAA
- the mutY gene encoding A/G-specific adenine glycosylase, whose product is MSLAESPAAAAPRRKRSPVITAEASDGPGRPAALLAWYDRHRRVLPWRPPAGAAADPYAVWLSEIMLQQTTVRAVGPYFEKFLARWPTAKALGDASLDDVLRMWAGLGYYSRARNLHACAVAVATQHGGRFPDTEDGLRALPGVGPYTAAAIAAIAFGRQTMPVDGNIERVVSRLYAVEDEMPKAKPRIQELARTLLGPARAGDSAQALMDLGATICTPKKPACALCPLDDGCAARLRGDAETFPRKAPKKTGALRRGAAFVVIRGDAILLRSREAKGLLGGMTEVPNSEWLAGYSDAAARAQAPKLAGVTRWHRKAGHVSHVFTHFPLELVVYTAQAPAGTRAPKGMRWEKIATLAGEALPNLMRKVIAHALD
- a CDS encoding methyl-accepting chemotaxis protein, with the translated sequence MTNSCSLSKAQLNIAIAIAAATIAAGLAWMNYPTVASAFQAVALIAAVLAFASVATATRLIEQARDVCQRVADGDFEARILHIPTSGRIGGLLGAINDVIDDCDAFVREATASMRAVQQRRYFRRILPGGLHGALLRGAATFNDATDSIEGRIRSFEQQAARLEGAVSTVVGSLDADSKDMRETAGHLTSGASTTRERLTAVAGASEQASGSMRHVADATAGLSASAREVGADVARSAEIVGRAVARVSEATSNVAALRSVAERISEVVKSIEAIASQTNLLALNATIEAARAGDAGRGFAVVAQEVKALAEQTAKFTGEIESQVDHVHGAADVVSQSITDIGAVMTEVESITTKVAGAAEAQSDATADIAQTIEQAFAVVSDIATSIQAIAANARDTERYAESTMTASTHLSSNSETLAEQIRGYLGQVRKDLIQQNAA